A genome region from Salvia splendens isolate huo1 chromosome 19, SspV2, whole genome shotgun sequence includes the following:
- the LOC121778810 gene encoding SKP1-like protein 4 — protein MAASNSKTVTLVSSDEECFDIAESVAAQSITLRNTIEDCDGQIPLFNVTARVLIKVIDYLENHGGGGGDDEKKKKDDELVSGVPVKLLLEYLMAANYLNIDGLIDLVSKKIADSIAACNSVAEMRSLIGTESDFSPAEEANVVMENQWAFFNGN, from the coding sequence ATGGCAGCTTCAAATTCGAAAACCGTTACCTTAGTGAGCTCCGACGAGGAGTGCTTCGACATCGCCGAGTCCGTGGCGGCGCAGTCGATAACGCTCAGGAACACAATCGAGGACTGCGACGGCCAGATCCCGCTCTTCAACGTCACCGCTAGAGTCCTAATCAAGGTAATCGACTACCTCGAGAaccacggcggcggcggcggcgatgacgagaagaagaagaaggacgACGAGTTGGTGAGCGGCGTCCCCGTGAAATTGCTCTTGGAGTATCTTATGGCCGCCAACTATCTCAACATCGACGGCCTAATTGATCTCGTCTCGAAGAAGATCGCCGATTCGATCGCAGCCTGCAATTCGGTGGCGGAGATGAGAAGCTTGATCGGAACGGAGAGCGATTTCTCGCCGGCGGAGGAGGCGAATGTTGTGATGGAGAACCAGTGGGCTTTTTTCAACGGTAATTGA